In a single window of the Eriocheir sinensis breed Jianghai 21 chromosome 61, ASM2467909v1, whole genome shotgun sequence genome:
- the LOC126986465 gene encoding uncharacterized protein LOC126986465 yields the protein MRRGRVIVVTAAFVFCCPDPLPALTTPTPTPTHSPTPPKPPPDKTDPLENATADYSEDEHGVPSTVQVSVFLSGLLNVSVEGGDGGGEWLANDTREVSDGGGEKNLTDISIHTEKIRHLHMIKVVVLCTVLSVLLLLTCKMLLQVFAQYAGREKPGEM from the exons ATGCGGAGAGGCAGAGTGATCGTCGTGACAGCAGCCTTTGTTTTCTGCTGTCCTGACCCTCTCCCAGCTCtgaccacgcccacacccacgcctacACACTCGCCCACGCCTCCTAAGCCACCCCCGGATAAGACTGACCCCCTAGAGAACGCCACCGCGGACTACAGCGAGGATGAGCATGGGGTTCCGAGCACCGTCCAAGTTTCCGTCTTTTTATCGGGACTACTAAATGTGTCTgtggaaggtggtgatggtggtggtgaatggttgGCAAATGACACGAGGGAAGTgagcgatggaggaggagagaagaatttgACTGATATCTCCATCCACACAGAGAAGATTCGGCATTTACATATGATTAAG GTGGTGGTGCTGTGTACGGTGCTGTCGGTGCTGCTGCTCCTCACCTGCAAGATGCTGCTGCAAGTGTTCGCTCAGTACGCCGGGAGGGAAAAGCCTGGAGAGATGTAA